A window of the Pseudoliparis swirei isolate HS2019 ecotype Mariana Trench chromosome 13, NWPU_hadal_v1, whole genome shotgun sequence genome harbors these coding sequences:
- the grid2ipb gene encoding delphilin isoform X7 → MKKFLQNKKGRYTFRRGSRYPSKDFLLSMPSSNQGWPDEFGFQLGGNGPCYILSVEEGSSAHLAGLQAGDQVLEIEGHNVSTLGPQALVAIAQTQKNIPPSIGVVSRIQQMDVIPGPDGRFGFTIVGDCPLLVEDCSPCSPAGRAGLRAGDHIMEVDGIPVRQHETAAALIKASQGRTLRLGVLCLGPRQKRSISVDDSQTGVEGARLDRKHKALEFNRRVDQILGEEPEVKEKLFTALKHYAAEKRVEWLASVLPDILASDEHRQLISSIRIFIPKKHRQRFDVAVNQNVINRLCRSKSISEPHARIRRSRSEDHSDRRRGSKRASSVPRDGEPGGRGEAERERGLRKSASGVPPHPPIGPNQRVLRIYRGKKNFGFTLRGHAPVCIDSVISDSPAEECGLKIGDRILFLNGLDMRNCSHEKVVSMLQGSGAMPTLVVEEGPSEYSSDQTDPEESPSLAPATLPRSRSPALSSLQWVAEILPPSIKVRGRTFGQQLEHLLTIQERYTVCKSLETFFQHRNVDTLIVDVFPVLDTPAKQLIWQFIYQLLTYDEQERCQGKLSRFLGFKSSAVLEPDLGPALHRRSSSMRVTGTSYRGVVRERSSDDCIIGTHLGMGIHVEESGSPEERQSGDGTSFPESPDLSHITGVYTELETVYAGKSVSPLRGGSSAEPEGPGQTEAYGRSLSPLTLPPLKGSCKSGLSLSWKEPLPSPVYELHHQSSVDSNPYVSLESPPASPEHSGGGGGTLTRRKKLFTFSRPPRSRDTDKFLDALSEQLGHRVTLVDGFVPGENDYEEIYQGGCHGFRRRGVPMSFQEDQDSGFTPRRLSSGSSEDQSHSDEGSNSSGSEPIPPPPTQSPPPPPPFQALIPPPVQFTDPLPPVRFSPERAPRSRMPFQPQHPIIPPPPPPRTILTSRPALGKVPPTREEVEKARQRFQSRLSHGHTALGTTTTLRCSQPSRPRFLPRQLSQPQPVLQPSAQPLRPSQLVLQRHHLLHHQHSYQGPLPPSLQDHGSAPAQSQGAAEASKHPAAHSTLPSHSNTYETPRQEHPSQQAPPPPPPPLPPPCDPPPLPKPGPHASDANHMSVKRLRWEQVENSEGTIWGQLGEDSDYDKLTDMVKFLDLDLHFGTQRRSIVVFCIHLSIRSILHKAPYPPAPSQRPVITQLCRKKHTHTHTHTERYDLS, encoded by the exons ATGAAGAAgtttttgcaaaacaaaaaaggcagaTACACTTTCCGCCGGGGCTCTCGATATCCATCTAAGGATTTCT TACTCAGCATGCCGTCGTCCAACCAGGGCTGGCCTGACGAGTTCGGCTTCCAGCTGGGCGGCAACGGACCCTGCTACATCCTGTCTGTGGAGGAGGGCAGCAGCGCCCACCTGGCGGGGCTGCAGGCGGGGGACCAGGTCCTGGAGATCGAGGGCCACAATGTGTCGACGCTGGGTCCCCAAGCTCTCGTCGCCATCGCCCAGACGCAGAAGAACATCCCTCCCAGCATCGGAGTGGTGTCCCGCATACAGCAG ATGGACGTCATACCGGGTCCGGACGGTCGTTTTGGGTTCACCATTGTGGGagactgccccctgctggtggaggaCTGCTCGCCTTGCTCTCCGGCCGGCCGCGCGGGTCTGAGGGCCGGAGATCACATCATGGAGGTCGACGGCATCCCCGTCAGGCAGCACGAGACGGCCGCGGCGCTGATCAAGGCGTCCCAGGGCAGGACGCTGCGCCTCGGGGTGCTGTGTCTCGGCCCGAGGCAGAAACGAAGCATCAGCGTGGACGACAGTCAGACGGGAGTAGAGGGAGCGAGGCTGGACCGCAAACACAAAGCGCTGGAGTTCAACAGGAGG GTGGACCAGATTCTAGGAGAGGAGCCCGAGGTGAAGGAGAAGCTCTTCACCGCGCTGAAGCACTACGCGGCCGAGAAGAGGGTGGAGTGGTTGGCCTCGGTGCTGCCCGACATCCTCGCCTCCGATGAGCACCGGCAGCTCATCTCCAGCATCAG AATCTTCATCCCCAAGAAGCACCGGCAGCGCTTCGACGTGGCCGTGAACCAGAACGTGATCAACCGACTCTGCCGCAGCAAGAGCATCAGCGAGCCGCACGCCAGGATCCGGCGCAGTCGGAGCGAGGATCACTCCGACCGCCGCCGCGGGTCCAAGCGGGCCAGCTCGGTGCCCAGAGACGGAGAgcccggggggaggggggaggcggagagagagcggGGCTTAAGGAAGTCGGCCTCTGGGGTCCCGCCGCATCCCCCCATTGGACCCAATCAGAG GGTCCTTCGCATCTACCGCGGGAAGAAGAACTTCGGCTTCACGCTACGAGGCCACGCCCCCGTCTGCATCGACTCCGTCATCTCAG aTAGTCCAGCTGAGGAATGTGGACTGAAAATAGGCGACCGAATCCTCTTCCTCAACGGACTGGACATGAG GAACTGTTCCCACGAGAAGGTGGTGTCCATGCTGCAGGGCAGCGGGGCCATGCCCAccctggtggtggaggagggtccgTCCGAGTACTCCTCAGACCAAACCGACCCGGAGGAGTCTCCGAGCCTCGCTCCCGCAACGCTGCCGCGCTCTAG GTCTCCGGCCCTCAGCTCTCTGCAGTGGGTCGCCGAGATTCTCCCGCCGAGCATCAAAGTCCGCGGGCGGACCTTCGGCcagcagctggagcacctgctgACCATCCAGGAGAGGTACACGGTCTGCAAGTCCCTGGAGACCTTCTTCCAGCACAG GAATGTGGACACTCTGATCGTGGACGTGTTCCCGGTGTTGGACACGCCGGCCAAACAGCTGATCTGGCAGTTCATCTACCAGCTGCTGACGTACGACGAGCAGGAGCGCTGCCAGGGCAAGCTGTCGCGCTTCCTCGGGTTCAAGAGCAGCG ccgtgTTGGAGCCCGACCTCGGCCCGGCGCTCCACCGGCGCAGCAGCTCCATGCGCGTGACGGGCACGTCGTACCGCGGCGTGGTTCGGGAGAGGAGCTCCGACGACTGCATCATCGGGACCCACCTGGGAATGG GAATTCATGTGGAGGAATCCGGGAGCCCGGAGGAGAGGCAGTCGGGAGACGGGACCTCCTTCCCCGAGTCCCCCGACCTCAGTCAT atAACAGGGGTGTACACGGAGCTGGAGACCGTGTACGCGGGGAAGAGTGTGTCGCCGCTGCGTGGCGGCTCCTCAGCAGAACCCGAGGGCCCGGGACAGACTGAGGCCTACggccgctctctctcccccctcactCTGCCCCCTCTCAAAG GTAGTTGTAAATCCGGCCTGTCGCTGTCCTGGAAGGAGCCGCTCCCCTCCCCCGTGTACGAGCTCCACCACCAGAGCAGCGTGGACTCCAACCCCTACGTCAGCCTGGAGAgcccccccgcctcccccgagcactccggcggcggcggcggcacgcTGACCCGCCGCAAGAAGCTGTTCACCTTCTCCCGCCCGCCACGCAGCCGGGACACGGACAAGTTCCTGGACGCGCTGAGCGAGCAGCTGGGCCACCGCGTCACCCTGGTGGACGGCTTCGTGCCCGGGGAGAACGACtacgaggag ATATATCAAGGTGGTTGTCATGGTTTCAGAAGAAGAGGGGTGCCT atgAGTttccaggaggaccaggactcgGGCTTCACGCCCCGCCGgctcagcagcggcagcagcgaggACCAGAGCCACAGCGACGAGGGCTCCAACTCCTCGGGCTCCGAGCCCATCCCGCCGCCCCCCACCCAGAGCCCGCCGCCGCCCCCGCCTTTCCAAGCTCTGATCCCGCCCCCCGTCCAGTTCACCGACCCGTTGCCGCCGGTGCGCTTCTCCCCCGAGCGCGCGCCGCGCAGCCGCATGCCCTTCCAGCCGCAGCACCCCATcatcccgccgccgccgccgcccaggACCATTCTGACCAGCCGGCCCGCCCTCGGCAAAGTGCCGCCcaccagggaggaggtggagaaggctCGCCAGCGCTTTCAGAGCCGCCTGTCGCACGGCCACACCGCCCTGGGCACCACCACCACGCTGCGCTGCTCCCAGCCGTCTCGGCCCCGCTTCCTGCCCCGGCAGCTCAGCCAGCCGCAGCCCGTCCTGCAGCCCTCCGCCCAGCCGCTGAGGCCGAGCCAGCTGGTGCTCCAGAGACaccacctgctccaccaccaGCACAGCTACCAGGGCCCGCTGCCGCCGTCCCTCCAGGACCACGGCTCGGCCCCGGCGCAGAGCCAAGGCGCCGCGGAGGCCTCCAAGCACCCGGCCGCTCACTCCACCCTCCCCAGCCACAGCAACACCTACGAAACCCCGCGGCAGGAACACCCGTCACAACAG GCGCCGCCGCCCCCgcctccacccctccctccaccctgtgACCCGCCTCCGCTGCCCAAGCCGGGCCCCCACGCCTCGGACGCCAACCACATGAGCGTGAAGAGGCTGCGCTGGGAGCAGGTGGAGAACTCCGAGGGGACGATATGGGGTCAG CTCGGCGAGGACTCGGACTACGACAAGCTCACCGACATGGTGAAGTTCTTGGACCTCGATCTGCACTTTGGGACTCAGCGCCGCTCCA TTGTGGTGTTCTGcatccacctgtccatcagatCCATTCTCCATAAGGCACCATACCCCCCCGCTCCCTCTCAGAGACCCGTAATAACACAGCTCTGccgaaagaaacacacacacacacacacacacacagagcgctaTGACTTATCGTAG
- the grid2ipb gene encoding delphilin isoform X4, with protein sequence MPSSNQGWPDEFGFQLGGNGPCYILSVEEGSSAHLAGLQAGDQVLEIEGHNVSTLGPQALVAIAQTQKNIPPSIGVVSRIQQMDVIPGPDGRFGFTIVGDCPLLVEDCSPCSPAGRAGLRAGDHIMEVDGIPVRQHETAAALIKASQGRTLRLGVLCLGPRQKRSISVDDSQTGVEGARLDRKHKALEFNRRVDQILGEEPEVKEKLFTALKHYAAEKRVEWLASVLPDILASDEHRQLISSIRIFIPKKHRQRFDVAVNQNVINRLCRSKSISEPHARIRRSRSEDHSDRRRGSKRASSVPRDGEPGGRGEAERERGLRKSASGVPPHPPIGPNQRVLRIYRGKKNFGFTLRGHAPVCIDSVISDSPAEECGLKIGDRILFLNGLDMRNCSHEKVVSMLQGSGAMPTLVVEEGPSEYSSDQTDPEESPSLAPATLPRSRSPALSSLQWVAEILPPSIKVRGRTFGQQLEHLLTIQERYTVCKSLETFFQHRNVDTLIVDVFPVLDTPAKQLIWQFIYQLLTYDEQERCQGKLSRFLGFKSSAVLEPDLGPALHRRSSSMRVTGTSYRGVVRERSSDDCIIGTHLGMGIHVEESGSPEERQSGDGTSFPESPDLSHITGVYTELETVYAGKSVSPLRGGSSAEPEGPGQTEAYGRSLSPLTLPPLKGSCKSGLSLSWKEPLPSPVYELHHQSSVDSNPYVSLESPPASPEHSGGGGGTLTRRKKLFTFSRPPRSRDTDKFLDALSEQLGHRVTLVDGFVPGENDYEEIYQGGCHGFRRRGVPMSFQEDQDSGFTPRRLSSGSSEDQSHSDEGSNSSGSEPIPPPPTQSPPPPPPFQALIPPPVQFTDPLPPVRFSPERAPRSRMPFQPQHPIIPPPPPPRTILTSRPALGKVPPTREEVEKARQRFQSRLSHGHTALGTTTTLRCSQPSRPRFLPRQLSQPQPVLQPSAQPLRPSQLVLQRHHLLHHQHSYQGPLPPSLQDHGSAPAQSQGAAEASKHPAAHSTLPSHSNTYETPRQEHPSQQAPPPPPPPLPPPCDPPPLPKPGPHASDANHMSVKRLRWEQVENSEGTIWGQLGEDSDYDKLTDMVKFLDLDLHFGTQRRSMSPPEPAFLPENLKKKDVVEILSHKKAYNASILIAHLKLSAGELRQVLMDLTTDRLEPAHIKQLLLYAPDEDEVQQYERFEQDPAKLSEPDRFIYQMLTVPEYKTRLRSLHLKTTLQERTEEMKVAYDYIYKASVELKSSKKLAKILEFVLAMGNYLNNGQPKSHRTTSFKINFLAELSTTKTVDGKSTFLHILAKSLCQHFPELLDFSRDLTTVPLAAKVNQRAVTAELSDLGATILDIRKACLKIPPTSEDHFASVMSSFLENSHPAIQSLESLQTQAMEEFSKVASFFGEDGMSANTESFFGIFAEFMCKFERALTETQSPDNPRSPRLSSPPAW encoded by the exons ATGCCGTCGTCCAACCAGGGCTGGCCTGACGAGTTCGGCTTCCAGCTGGGCGGCAACGGACCCTGCTACATCCTGTCTGTGGAGGAGGGCAGCAGCGCCCACCTGGCGGGGCTGCAGGCGGGGGACCAGGTCCTGGAGATCGAGGGCCACAATGTGTCGACGCTGGGTCCCCAAGCTCTCGTCGCCATCGCCCAGACGCAGAAGAACATCCCTCCCAGCATCGGAGTGGTGTCCCGCATACAGCAG ATGGACGTCATACCGGGTCCGGACGGTCGTTTTGGGTTCACCATTGTGGGagactgccccctgctggtggaggaCTGCTCGCCTTGCTCTCCGGCCGGCCGCGCGGGTCTGAGGGCCGGAGATCACATCATGGAGGTCGACGGCATCCCCGTCAGGCAGCACGAGACGGCCGCGGCGCTGATCAAGGCGTCCCAGGGCAGGACGCTGCGCCTCGGGGTGCTGTGTCTCGGCCCGAGGCAGAAACGAAGCATCAGCGTGGACGACAGTCAGACGGGAGTAGAGGGAGCGAGGCTGGACCGCAAACACAAAGCGCTGGAGTTCAACAGGAGG GTGGACCAGATTCTAGGAGAGGAGCCCGAGGTGAAGGAGAAGCTCTTCACCGCGCTGAAGCACTACGCGGCCGAGAAGAGGGTGGAGTGGTTGGCCTCGGTGCTGCCCGACATCCTCGCCTCCGATGAGCACCGGCAGCTCATCTCCAGCATCAG AATCTTCATCCCCAAGAAGCACCGGCAGCGCTTCGACGTGGCCGTGAACCAGAACGTGATCAACCGACTCTGCCGCAGCAAGAGCATCAGCGAGCCGCACGCCAGGATCCGGCGCAGTCGGAGCGAGGATCACTCCGACCGCCGCCGCGGGTCCAAGCGGGCCAGCTCGGTGCCCAGAGACGGAGAgcccggggggaggggggaggcggagagagagcggGGCTTAAGGAAGTCGGCCTCTGGGGTCCCGCCGCATCCCCCCATTGGACCCAATCAGAG GGTCCTTCGCATCTACCGCGGGAAGAAGAACTTCGGCTTCACGCTACGAGGCCACGCCCCCGTCTGCATCGACTCCGTCATCTCAG aTAGTCCAGCTGAGGAATGTGGACTGAAAATAGGCGACCGAATCCTCTTCCTCAACGGACTGGACATGAG GAACTGTTCCCACGAGAAGGTGGTGTCCATGCTGCAGGGCAGCGGGGCCATGCCCAccctggtggtggaggagggtccgTCCGAGTACTCCTCAGACCAAACCGACCCGGAGGAGTCTCCGAGCCTCGCTCCCGCAACGCTGCCGCGCTCTAG GTCTCCGGCCCTCAGCTCTCTGCAGTGGGTCGCCGAGATTCTCCCGCCGAGCATCAAAGTCCGCGGGCGGACCTTCGGCcagcagctggagcacctgctgACCATCCAGGAGAGGTACACGGTCTGCAAGTCCCTGGAGACCTTCTTCCAGCACAG GAATGTGGACACTCTGATCGTGGACGTGTTCCCGGTGTTGGACACGCCGGCCAAACAGCTGATCTGGCAGTTCATCTACCAGCTGCTGACGTACGACGAGCAGGAGCGCTGCCAGGGCAAGCTGTCGCGCTTCCTCGGGTTCAAGAGCAGCG ccgtgTTGGAGCCCGACCTCGGCCCGGCGCTCCACCGGCGCAGCAGCTCCATGCGCGTGACGGGCACGTCGTACCGCGGCGTGGTTCGGGAGAGGAGCTCCGACGACTGCATCATCGGGACCCACCTGGGAATGG GAATTCATGTGGAGGAATCCGGGAGCCCGGAGGAGAGGCAGTCGGGAGACGGGACCTCCTTCCCCGAGTCCCCCGACCTCAGTCAT atAACAGGGGTGTACACGGAGCTGGAGACCGTGTACGCGGGGAAGAGTGTGTCGCCGCTGCGTGGCGGCTCCTCAGCAGAACCCGAGGGCCCGGGACAGACTGAGGCCTACggccgctctctctcccccctcactCTGCCCCCTCTCAAAG GTAGTTGTAAATCCGGCCTGTCGCTGTCCTGGAAGGAGCCGCTCCCCTCCCCCGTGTACGAGCTCCACCACCAGAGCAGCGTGGACTCCAACCCCTACGTCAGCCTGGAGAgcccccccgcctcccccgagcactccggcggcggcggcggcacgcTGACCCGCCGCAAGAAGCTGTTCACCTTCTCCCGCCCGCCACGCAGCCGGGACACGGACAAGTTCCTGGACGCGCTGAGCGAGCAGCTGGGCCACCGCGTCACCCTGGTGGACGGCTTCGTGCCCGGGGAGAACGACtacgaggag ATATATCAAGGTGGTTGTCATGGTTTCAGAAGAAGAGGGGTGCCT atgAGTttccaggaggaccaggactcgGGCTTCACGCCCCGCCGgctcagcagcggcagcagcgaggACCAGAGCCACAGCGACGAGGGCTCCAACTCCTCGGGCTCCGAGCCCATCCCGCCGCCCCCCACCCAGAGCCCGCCGCCGCCCCCGCCTTTCCAAGCTCTGATCCCGCCCCCCGTCCAGTTCACCGACCCGTTGCCGCCGGTGCGCTTCTCCCCCGAGCGCGCGCCGCGCAGCCGCATGCCCTTCCAGCCGCAGCACCCCATcatcccgccgccgccgccgcccaggACCATTCTGACCAGCCGGCCCGCCCTCGGCAAAGTGCCGCCcaccagggaggaggtggagaaggctCGCCAGCGCTTTCAGAGCCGCCTGTCGCACGGCCACACCGCCCTGGGCACCACCACCACGCTGCGCTGCTCCCAGCCGTCTCGGCCCCGCTTCCTGCCCCGGCAGCTCAGCCAGCCGCAGCCCGTCCTGCAGCCCTCCGCCCAGCCGCTGAGGCCGAGCCAGCTGGTGCTCCAGAGACaccacctgctccaccaccaGCACAGCTACCAGGGCCCGCTGCCGCCGTCCCTCCAGGACCACGGCTCGGCCCCGGCGCAGAGCCAAGGCGCCGCGGAGGCCTCCAAGCACCCGGCCGCTCACTCCACCCTCCCCAGCCACAGCAACACCTACGAAACCCCGCGGCAGGAACACCCGTCACAACAG GCGCCGCCGCCCCCgcctccacccctccctccaccctgtgACCCGCCTCCGCTGCCCAAGCCGGGCCCCCACGCCTCGGACGCCAACCACATGAGCGTGAAGAGGCTGCGCTGGGAGCAGGTGGAGAACTCCGAGGGGACGATATGGGGTCAG CTCGGCGAGGACTCGGACTACGACAAGCTCACCGACATGGTGAAGTTCTTGGACCTCGATCTGCACTTTGGGACTCAGCGCCGCTCCA TGTCTCCTCCAGAGCCGGCCTTCTTGCCCGAgaacttaaaaaagaaagacgtgGTGGAGATCCTGTCTCACAAGAAAGCCTACAACGCCT ccaTCCTCATCGCCCACCTGAAGCTCTCGGCCGGCGAGCTGCGTCAGGTCCTGATGGACTTGACCACCGACCGGCTGGAGCCGGCTCACATCAAGCAGCTGCTGCTCTACGCGCCGGACGAGGACGAGGTCCAACAGTACGAGCGCTTCGAACAGGACCCGGCCAAACTGAGCGAGCCCGACCGGTTCATCTACCAG ATGCTGACGGTGCCCGAGTATAAAACCCGCCTGCGAAGCCTCCACCTGAAGACCACCCTgcaggagaggacggaggagatgaAGGTGGCGTACGACTACATCTACAAGGCCTCCGTGGAGCTGAAGAGCAGCAAGAAACTCGCCAAGATCCTGGAG TTTGTCCTCGCCATGGGGAATTACCTGAACAACGGGCAGCCCAAGAGCCACCGGACCACCAGCTTCAAGATCAACTTCCTCGCCGAG CTCAGCACGACCAAGACGGTGGACGGGAAGTCCACCTTCCTCCACATCCTGGCCAAGTCCCTGTGCCAACACTTCCCCGAGCTGCTCGACTTCTCCAGAGACCTCACGACGGTGCCGCTGGCCGCCAAGG TGAACCAGAGGGCCGTCACGGCGGAGCTGAGCGACCTCGGCGCCACCATCCTGGACATCAGGAAGGCCTGTCTGAAGATCCCGCCCACCTCCGAGGACCACTTTGCCTCCGTCATGAGC aGCTTCTTGGAGAACAGCCACCCTGCCATCCAGTCTCTGGAGTCCCTGCAGACCCAGGCCATGGAGGAGTTCTCCAAGGTGGCGTCCTTCTTCGGCGAGGACGGCATGTCGGCCAACACGGAGTCCTTCTTCGGCATCTTCGCCGAGTTCATGTGCAAGTTTGAG AGAGCGCTCACGGAGACCCAGAGCCCAGACAACCCCCGGAGCCCCAGACTGTCCTCCCCTCCGGCCTGGTGA